One Mesorhizobium loti genomic window carries:
- a CDS encoding sulfonate/nitrate transport system substrate-binding protein, whose amino-acid sequence MTTWVGYGPLFLARDMGYFKEGGLDVSLEIIEEASMYMAAVAAGELNGSASTIDEIMKYRSKDVCFKSVYALDDSHGGDGVLAPSNVKSVADLKGMEVGLNEGSVSQFWFNILLKQAGLSQTDVKITNMTADDAAAAFMADRIPVAVTWEPHLTLAKKENKGQVLIDSSKTPGLIVDVVALNCDYITKNPGDVEALVKGLYKANEFIKENPAKAYEVMAKGVGGWLKDPKDFASSAAGVNFYGKDRNAQFFAGGEAGEAGKLIKLGGDIWGGFGKLKMDIKYDDLVDTSFLAK is encoded by the coding sequence ATGACGACCTGGGTCGGATACGGCCCGCTCTTCCTTGCGCGCGACATGGGCTACTTCAAGGAGGGCGGCCTCGATGTCTCGCTCGAAATCATCGAGGAAGCGTCGATGTACATGGCGGCCGTCGCCGCCGGCGAGCTCAACGGCAGCGCCTCGACCATCGACGAAATCATGAAGTACCGTTCGAAGGACGTCTGCTTCAAATCGGTCTATGCCCTGGACGACAGCCATGGCGGCGACGGCGTCCTGGCGCCCAGCAACGTCAAAAGCGTCGCCGACCTCAAGGGCATGGAAGTCGGGCTGAACGAAGGCTCGGTGTCGCAGTTCTGGTTCAACATCCTGCTCAAGCAGGCCGGTCTCAGCCAGACCGACGTGAAGATCACCAATATGACGGCCGATGACGCCGCTGCCGCCTTCATGGCCGATCGTATTCCCGTTGCCGTCACCTGGGAACCGCATCTGACGCTGGCCAAGAAGGAAAACAAGGGCCAGGTCCTGATCGACTCCTCGAAGACGCCCGGCCTGATCGTCGATGTGGTGGCGCTGAACTGCGACTACATCACCAAGAACCCCGGGGATGTCGAGGCGCTGGTGAAGGGCCTCTACAAGGCCAACGAGTTCATCAAGGAAAATCCCGCGAAGGCCTATGAGGTGATGGCCAAGGGCGTCGGCGGCTGGCTCAAGGATCCGAAGGACTTCGCCTCCTCCGCCGCGGGCGTGAATTTCTACGGCAAGGATCGCAATGCCCAGTTCTTCGCCGGTGGCGAGGCTGGCGAAGCCGGCAAGCTGATCAAGCTTGGCGGCGACATCTGGGGCGGCTTCGGCAAGCTCAAGATGGACATCAAATACGACGACCTCGTCGATACGTCCTTCCTCGC
- a CDS encoding ABC-type polar amino acid transport system, ATPase component, which produces MNAHVIIEARNVSKWYGAFHVLKDINLTVHKGERIVICGPSGSGKSTLIRCFNRLEAHQEGDITVNGVALHGKMGNVADVRSNVGMVFQHFNLFPHMTVLMNCMAGPMWVKGVPEKEARKTALKFLERVRIPEQANKFPIQLSGGQQQRVAIARSLCMQPAVMLFDEPTSALDPEMVSEVLDTMTELARDGMTMVCVTHEMGFARAVADRVIFMDAGQIVEAGTPDEFFSQPRHDRTRLFLSQILKH; this is translated from the coding sequence ATGAACGCTCATGTCATCATCGAAGCGCGCAACGTATCGAAGTGGTACGGCGCCTTTCATGTCTTGAAGGACATCAACCTGACCGTCCACAAGGGCGAGCGTATCGTCATCTGCGGGCCTTCGGGTTCCGGCAAATCGACGCTCATCCGCTGCTTCAATCGCCTGGAGGCGCATCAGGAGGGCGACATCACCGTCAACGGCGTCGCCCTGCATGGCAAGATGGGCAACGTCGCCGACGTGCGCTCCAACGTCGGCATGGTGTTCCAGCATTTCAACCTGTTTCCGCACATGACGGTGCTGATGAACTGCATGGCCGGCCCGATGTGGGTGAAGGGCGTGCCGGAAAAGGAGGCGCGCAAGACCGCGCTGAAGTTCCTCGAGCGGGTCCGCATTCCCGAGCAGGCGAACAAGTTCCCCATCCAGCTGTCCGGCGGCCAGCAGCAGCGTGTGGCGATTGCCCGCAGCCTGTGCATGCAACCGGCTGTCATGCTGTTCGACGAACCGACCTCCGCCCTCGACCCGGAAATGGTCTCGGAGGTGCTCGACACCATGACGGAACTTGCCCGCGACGGCATGACCATGGTGTGCGTGACGCATGAAATGGGCTTTGCCCGCGCGGTGGCCGACCGGGTCATCTTCATGGACGCTGGCCAGATCGTCGAGGCGGGTACGCCGGACGAATTCTTCAGCCAGCCCCGCCACGATCGAACCAGATTGTTCCTCAGCCAGATTTTGAAGCACTGA
- a CDS encoding Amine acid ABC transporter, permease protein — protein MLYPDTVEAEILVHKPWFVATMFGVVLVLFMAFNMAGTSFAELMRPVIGEPSVSGLYGRFAIAFAIAVIFTLNVVLIGFAPIKFQIGIVWLELLLLFIAFFETFHLSLPFIREKLPFLIGQGVVTTLYVSAISIVIASVIAVAGAVAKLSSNGFAYAIASFYTSFFRGLPLLMQVYLIYLGLPQLGFVINAVPAGILALSLCYGAYMTEIFRSGIQSIDRGQWEASRSMGFGFALTMRRIILPQALPVIIPPTGNQFISMLKDSSLVSVIGVWELMFLARTLGQKTFQHMEMLISAAMIYWMLSICLELIQARIERHYRRSKVR, from the coding sequence ATGCTTTATCCCGATACCGTCGAAGCCGAAATCCTCGTCCACAAACCCTGGTTCGTGGCGACGATGTTCGGCGTCGTTCTGGTTCTCTTCATGGCTTTCAACATGGCGGGCACCAGCTTCGCCGAACTGATGCGTCCGGTGATCGGCGAACCGTCGGTGAGTGGCCTCTACGGCCGCTTTGCCATTGCTTTCGCCATAGCGGTGATCTTCACCTTGAACGTCGTGCTGATCGGTTTCGCGCCGATCAAGTTCCAGATCGGCATCGTCTGGCTCGAACTGTTGCTGCTGTTCATCGCCTTCTTCGAGACCTTCCATCTCAGCCTGCCCTTCATCAGGGAGAAGCTGCCGTTCCTGATCGGCCAGGGCGTCGTCACCACGCTCTACGTCTCGGCGATCTCGATCGTCATCGCCTCCGTCATCGCCGTCGCCGGCGCGGTCGCCAAGCTCTCCAGCAATGGCTTCGCCTACGCCATCGCCAGCTTCTACACCTCCTTCTTCCGTGGCCTTCCGCTGCTCATGCAGGTCTACCTGATCTATCTCGGCCTGCCGCAGCTCGGCTTCGTCATCAATGCGGTGCCTGCGGGCATCCTGGCGCTTTCGCTCTGCTATGGCGCCTACATGACCGAGATCTTCCGCTCCGGCATACAGAGCATCGATCGCGGCCAGTGGGAGGCGTCGCGTTCCATGGGCTTCGGCTTCGCGCTGACCATGCGCCGTATCATCCTGCCGCAGGCGCTGCCGGTCATCATTCCGCCGACCGGCAACCAGTTCATCTCGATGCTGAAGGATTCCTCGCTGGTCTCGGTTATCGGCGTGTGGGAGCTCATGTTCCTGGCGCGCACCCTCGGCCAGAAGACTTTCCAGCACATGGAGATGCTGATTTCGGCCGCGATGATCTACTGGATGCTGTCCATCTGCCTCGAACTGATCCAGGCGCGGATCGAGCGGCACTACCGCAGGAGCAAGGTCAGATGA
- a CDS encoding alpha/beta hydrolase fold protein: MIMARSGQLDVEGVLLNWRLDGEGGVPLVCIHGVGSYLEAWNGVAGRLKDRFAVLTFDLRGHGRSSRIKGRYEIDEFVGETLALADHVGFVTFHLAGFSLGGLIAQRLALTHAERLQKLVLLSTVAGRTPEERHAVRGRLAALMASDASAHHAASLSRWLTEDFQDSNPEVIAELRRRDAENDRDCYAAAYRVLAETDFGGILDRITCPTLIVTGEDDQGSSPRMARLMHEQVQGSELAILPGLRHSILIEAPALVAGTMADFLLGVGRTRGAVAHG; encoded by the coding sequence GTGATCATGGCGCGCTCCGGCCAGCTCGATGTCGAGGGCGTGCTGCTCAACTGGCGCCTGGACGGCGAGGGCGGCGTGCCGCTGGTCTGCATCCATGGCGTCGGCTCCTACCTCGAAGCCTGGAATGGCGTGGCCGGGCGGTTGAAGGATCGCTTCGCGGTCCTCACCTTCGACCTGCGTGGCCATGGCCGCTCCAGCCGGATCAAAGGCCGCTACGAGATCGACGAATTCGTCGGCGAGACACTGGCGCTGGCCGACCATGTCGGGTTCGTCACCTTTCATCTGGCCGGGTTTTCGCTGGGTGGCCTGATCGCACAGCGCCTGGCGCTGACGCATGCCGAACGCCTGCAGAAACTGGTGCTGCTGTCGACGGTCGCCGGCCGCACGCCTGAGGAGCGGCACGCGGTGCGCGGCCGGCTGGCGGCGCTGATGGCGAGCGATGCCTCGGCGCATCACGCCGCCTCGCTGTCGCGTTGGTTGACGGAGGATTTTCAGGACAGCAACCCGGAGGTCATCGCCGAGCTGCGCCGGCGGGACGCCGAGAACGATCGTGACTGCTACGCGGCGGCCTATCGCGTTCTCGCCGAGACCGATTTTGGCGGCATTCTCGACCGCATCACCTGCCCGACACTGATCGTAACCGGCGAGGACGACCAGGGTTCCAGCCCGCGCATGGCGCGGCTGATGCACGAGCAGGTGCAGGGCTCGGAGCTCGCCATCCTGCCTGGGCTTCGCCATTCGATCCTTATCGAGGCGCCGGCTCTCGTCGCTGGCACGATGGCCGACTTCCTGCTGGGCGTCGGTCGCACGAGAGGGGCCGTCGCGCATGGGTAG
- a CDS encoding Protein MraZ: MSRARKSGPYPTQVVMPSFKLPASAWRLTESALKAMPAASAARRNFEIIVVITFPCLFLRSGAARAKTTRFGRIAEGCRLTFFLLSFSRRMEQSTLCAMHK; this comes from the coding sequence ATGTCGCGCGCAAGGAAGAGCGGGCCGTATCCGACCCAGGTCGTCATGCCCAGCTTCAAGCTGCCGGCTTCGGCGTGGAGGCTCACCGAAAGCGCGCTCAAGGCAATGCCGGCCGCCAGCGCGGCACGGCGAAACTTCGAGATTATTGTCGTCATCACGTTCCCCTGTCTTTTTCTGAGGTCAGGCGCTGCCCGCGCCAAAACAACCCGCTTCGGACGCATCGCCGAAGGCTGCCGCCTGACGTTCTTTTTGTTGTCTTTCAGCCGGCGGATGGAGCAAAGCACGCTGTGTGCGATGCACAAATAA
- a CDS encoding luciferase-like, subgroup gives MKFAVSLTMERFSPDMPMSKVKSNLLELARLADEGGFETLWTAEHHTIECTISPNPLMTLTWLAQHTEQIRLGTSTLVAPYWSPIRLAGEAALCDHLTGGRLEFGIARGSYQYEFDRMAGGMPQQEGVAYLKELVPAVKKLWAQDYAHDGHYWKFPLAAGVPKPLQKPHPPIWVAARDPGTFDWAVGIGASILSTPLSAPAAEIAVLGEKFRKAVADHPEVPRPRLMMQRRTCVYERAQDWEVAVGHAIDYGRAFENLFQNIGTVQNGFPEAVPYESVKGKDNYNPENIRRNLMFGTPDEVIEKLLDYEAAGVDQYCLGLTFNLPFELQKKTIKLWVDEVMPVFAARERDRARQAARA, from the coding sequence ATGAAATTCGCCGTTTCGCTGACCATGGAACGCTTCTCGCCCGACATGCCGATGTCGAAGGTGAAGAGCAATCTGCTCGAACTGGCGCGCCTGGCCGACGAGGGCGGCTTCGAGACGCTGTGGACGGCGGAGCATCATACGATCGAATGCACGATCTCGCCCAACCCGCTGATGACGCTGACCTGGCTTGCCCAGCATACCGAGCAGATCCGGCTTGGCACCTCGACGCTGGTCGCGCCCTACTGGAGCCCGATCAGGCTGGCGGGGGAGGCGGCACTTTGCGATCACCTGACCGGCGGGCGGCTGGAGTTCGGCATTGCGCGCGGCTCCTACCAATACGAGTTCGACCGCATGGCCGGCGGCATGCCGCAGCAGGAAGGCGTTGCCTATCTGAAGGAGTTGGTGCCGGCGGTGAAGAAGCTGTGGGCGCAGGATTATGCCCATGACGGCCACTACTGGAAGTTCCCGCTCGCCGCCGGTGTGCCGAAACCGCTGCAGAAGCCGCATCCGCCGATCTGGGTGGCCGCGCGAGACCCGGGAACCTTCGATTGGGCCGTCGGCATCGGCGCCTCGATCCTGTCGACGCCCTTGTCGGCGCCTGCAGCCGAGATCGCCGTGCTCGGCGAGAAATTCCGCAAGGCCGTTGCCGATCATCCGGAGGTGCCGCGCCCGCGCCTGATGATGCAGCGGCGCACTTGCGTCTACGAACGGGCGCAGGATTGGGAGGTCGCGGTCGGTCATGCCATCGACTACGGCCGCGCCTTCGAGAACCTGTTCCAGAACATCGGCACCGTGCAAAACGGCTTTCCCGAAGCCGTCCCCTATGAGAGCGTCAAGGGCAAGGACAATTACAATCCCGAGAACATCCGCCGCAACCTGATGTTCGGCACGCCGGACGAGGTGATCGAGAAGCTGCTCGACTATGAAGCGGCGGGTGTCGACCAATACTGCCTCGGCCTGACGTTCAACCTGCCGTTCGAGCTGCAGAAGAAGACGATCAAGCTTTGGGTCGACGAGGTGATGCCGGTCTTTGCCGCGCGCGAGCGCGACAGGGCGCGCCAGGCGGCGAGGGCGTGA
- a CDS encoding extracellular solute-binding protein family 3 produces the protein MATVALALGAYPAHAGAVLDRVMAAGTLKVATDANWAPQSFVNASNELDGFDVDVAKAIGKHLGVKVEFVTPGWDIITAGNWAGRWDMHAGSMTPTKKRAEIFDFPAVYYYTPAAVAVHKDSKAKTLADLDGKVVGATSTSTFEAYAKKDLTLDAAGAPPFEYKLNPKEVHSYENSTTAFDDLRLGDGVRLDAVVSSLPSILDAEKAGYPIKQVGDPVFYEPLAIAIERGDPELSAKIADAVKAMKADGTLSKLSEKWYGQDYSKTN, from the coding sequence ATGGCCACGGTGGCGCTTGCGCTTGGCGCATATCCTGCTCACGCCGGCGCGGTGCTCGATCGCGTGATGGCGGCGGGCACGCTCAAGGTGGCGACCGATGCCAACTGGGCGCCGCAGTCCTTCGTGAATGCCAGCAATGAGCTGGACGGCTTCGATGTCGACGTCGCCAAGGCGATCGGCAAGCACCTCGGCGTCAAGGTCGAGTTCGTCACGCCCGGCTGGGATATCATCACCGCCGGCAACTGGGCAGGGCGCTGGGACATGCATGCCGGCTCGATGACGCCGACCAAGAAGCGCGCCGAGATCTTCGATTTTCCGGCGGTGTACTATTACACACCGGCGGCCGTTGCCGTGCACAAGGACAGCAAGGCCAAGACGCTGGCCGATCTCGACGGCAAGGTGGTTGGCGCCACCAGCACCTCCACCTTCGAGGCCTATGCCAAGAAGGATCTGACGCTCGACGCCGCCGGCGCGCCGCCCTTCGAGTACAAGCTCAACCCGAAGGAGGTCCACTCCTACGAGAATTCGACGACCGCCTTCGACGACCTTCGCCTCGGCGACGGCGTGCGTCTCGACGCGGTGGTCTCTTCGCTGCCGTCGATCCTCGATGCTGAGAAGGCAGGCTACCCGATCAAGCAGGTGGGCGATCCGGTCTTCTACGAACCGCTGGCAATCGCCATCGAGCGCGGCGATCCAGAACTGTCCGCTAAGATCGCCGACGCCGTGAAGGCGATGAAGGCGGACGGCACGCTGAGCAAGCTATCGGAAAAGTGGTACGGCCAGGATTATTCGAAGACGAACTAG